The Triticum aestivum cultivar Chinese Spring chromosome 7B, IWGSC CS RefSeq v2.1, whole genome shotgun sequence genome window below encodes:
- the LOC123157918 gene encoding probable CCR4-associated factor 1 homolog 7 produces the protein MSAPPPPASSDDDGKPADEEGVEIREVWANNLEAEFAVIRDIVDDYPYIAMDTEFPGIVCRPLGSFRSNDEYNYATLKANVDMLSLIQLGLTLSDENGALPARGTGGRPCTWQFNFRGFDPRSDPANADSIDLLRNSGIDFDRFTTEGADTGHFAELLMSSGVLLNAELQWVTFHSGYDFGYLLKLLTGRNLPDTMPGFFDLIRIYFPVLYDIKHLMKYCGSLHGGLSKLGELLGVQRVGICHQAGSDSLLTLRCFKKLKEAYFRGSTENYAGVLYGLISDGGENRPPAALLIE, from the coding sequence ATGTCTGCCCCGCCGCCCCCCGCCTCCTCCGATGATGATGGTAAGCCCGCCGACGAGGAGGGCGTAGAGATCCGCGAGGTATGGGCGAACAACCTCGAGGCGGAGTTCGCCGTGATCCGTGACATCGTCGACGATTACCCGTACATCGCCATGGACACCGAGTTCCCGGGCATCGTGTGCCGCCCGCTCGGGAGCTTTCGCTCCAATGACGAGTACAACTACGCCACCCTCAAGGCCAACGTCGACATGCTGAGCCTCATCCAGCTTGGTCTCACCCTCTCCGACGAGAACGGCGCACTCCCGGCCAGGGGCACCGGGGGGCGCCCCTGCACCTGGCAGTTCAACTTTCGGGGCTTCGATCCGCGCTCAGACCCCGCCAACGCTGACTCCATCGACCTGCTACGCAACAGCGGGATCGACTTCGACCGCTTCACCACCGAGGGTGCTGACACAGGCCACTTCGCCGAGCTGCTCATGTCGTCGGGCGTCCTGCTCAACGCTGAGCTCCAGTGGGTCACATTCCACAGTGGGTACGACTTCGGGTACCTGCTCAAGCTGCTAACCGGGCGGAACCTACCCGACACCATGCCTGGATTCTTTGACCTCATCAGAATCTACTTCCCTGTGCTGTACGACATCAAGCATCTCATGAAGTACTGCGGCAGCCTCCATGGTGGCTTGAGCAAGCTTGGTGAGCTACTTGGTGTCCAACGTGTGGGGATCTGCCACCAGGCTGGGTCCGACTCGCTGCTGACCTTGCGGTGCTTCAAAAAGCTGAAGGAGGCATATTTCAGAGGATCGACCGAGAATTATGCCGGTGTATTGTATGGTCTTATTTCTGATGGTGGGGAGAACAGACCACCAGCAGCTCTGCTCATCGAATGA